A stretch of Endozoicomonas sp. SCSIO W0465 DNA encodes these proteins:
- a CDS encoding SDR family oxidoreductase — MVIESKSESLSAQSQNLYGRAESFVGAAERAVSCVTSDINEKAALDVVETIKESGGNAIVNTNDITDYEESALIVKQAIDGFADLHVLVNNAGICRDRMFASLSESDWDAVMAVHLKGHFCIASHAVKYWREQSKGGKAVSARIINTSSGAGLQGSIGQSNYAAAKGGIASLTLVQAAELARYGITSNGLTPAARTGMTEDVFAEVMKQPEDGFDFFAPENVAPLVVWLGSEQSANVTGRLFEVAGGKISIADGWRHGPEKDKGARWEPSEVGSAVAELLAEALPARKVYGT, encoded by the coding sequence ATTGTCATTGAAAGTAAATCTGAATCACTTTCAGCTCAGAGCCAAAATCTATATGGCAGGGCTGAAAGCTTCGTTGGGGCAGCTGAGAGAGCTGTTAGCTGCGTAACTTCAGATATTAATGAAAAAGCGGCATTGGATGTCGTAGAGACTATCAAGGAATCCGGCGGCAATGCGATAGTTAATACCAATGACATCACCGACTATGAGGAGTCTGCCCTGATTGTTAAACAGGCCATTGATGGGTTTGCTGACCTCCATGTGCTGGTTAACAATGCCGGCATTTGCCGTGACCGCATGTTTGCCAGTTTGTCCGAATCCGACTGGGATGCGGTGATGGCAGTTCACCTGAAGGGGCACTTCTGTATCGCCAGTCATGCAGTTAAATACTGGCGTGAGCAGTCAAAAGGCGGCAAAGCCGTCAGTGCCCGGATAATAAATACCAGCTCCGGTGCCGGTCTGCAGGGTTCCATTGGCCAGTCGAACTATGCCGCAGCAAAAGGCGGTATTGCCTCCCTGACTCTGGTTCAGGCGGCTGAACTGGCCCGTTATGGAATTACCTCAAATGGTCTGACTCCGGCTGCCCGTACCGGGATGACTGAGGACGTTTTTGCTGAGGTGATGAAACAGCCGGAGGATGGCTTTGACTTCTTTGCCCCGGAAAATGTCGCTCCCCTGGTGGTCTGGCTGGGATCAGAACAGAGTGCCAATGTGACCGGCAGGCTTTTTGAAGTAGCAGGCGGCAAGATTTCAATTGCCGATGGCTGGCGTCACGGCCCGGAAAAAGACAAGGGAGCACGTTGGGAACCATCGGAAGTTGGCAGTGCAGTTGCTGAGTTACTGGCTGAAGCGTTGCCAGCAAGGAAGGTGTATGGTACCTGA
- a CDS encoding VOC family protein — protein MNSNQTISKKPFNVTYHEATGTNGIFFKAGVMDIRGLGYVTAESTDLDQWRQYGTQVLGMMLTEDSDDNTLYLKMDDRHYRMLVEKSDQDRYGVSGWEVAGPEAFLKAIDDLKKADVQVVHGTSKEARARKVQALIKFSDPDGNRHEIFWGPQQDFVRFISPVGVKAFVSDGLGLGHTVLPTPSFDKCRSFYTDVLGFCLSDLMTVRFTDDPNEPEKCLHFMHCNNKRHHSLAILEAPVPSGCVHMMLEVGDMDEVGRAMDRMVANGVKLTATLGRHTNDDMTSFYMKTPSGFDMEYGCGGRVMDWDKHTAFESTAVSHWGHDFSVGFK, from the coding sequence GTGAATAGCAATCAAACAATAAGTAAAAAGCCGTTTAACGTAACTTACCATGAGGCAACCGGCACAAACGGCATTTTTTTCAAGGCAGGTGTTATGGATATTCGCGGGCTTGGCTATGTCACCGCAGAGTCGACTGATCTGGATCAGTGGCGCCAGTATGGAACTCAGGTATTGGGGATGATGCTGACTGAGGATTCTGATGACAATACGCTTTATCTGAAAATGGATGACCGACACTATCGAATGCTTGTGGAAAAGTCTGATCAGGATCGATATGGCGTCAGTGGCTGGGAAGTCGCCGGTCCTGAAGCCTTCCTGAAAGCCATTGATGATCTGAAAAAAGCCGATGTGCAGGTGGTTCATGGCACGTCGAAGGAAGCTAGAGCCCGAAAAGTCCAGGCGCTGATTAAATTTTCTGACCCGGATGGCAACCGTCACGAAATTTTCTGGGGACCTCAACAGGACTTTGTCCGCTTTATTTCTCCTGTTGGGGTAAAAGCGTTTGTTTCTGATGGTCTGGGTCTGGGGCATACCGTGCTGCCGACCCCCTCTTTTGACAAGTGTCGTTCTTTTTATACTGATGTCCTCGGTTTTTGTCTCTCCGATCTGATGACCGTTCGCTTTACCGATGACCCAAATGAGCCGGAAAAGTGCCTGCACTTCATGCACTGTAATAATAAACGTCACCATTCTCTGGCAATTTTGGAAGCCCCGGTCCCTTCTGGCTGTGTACATATGATGCTGGAAGTCGGTGATATGGATGAAGTGGGCCGGGCGATGGACCGTATGGTTGCCAATGGTGTGAAGCTAACCGCAACACTGGGTCGTCATACCAATGATGACATGACCTCTTTCTATATGAAGACGCCTTCCGGCTTTGACATGGAGTATGGCTGCGGTGGCCGTGTTATGGACTGGGATAAGCACACAGCCTTTGAAAGCACTGCTGTCAGCCACTGGGGACACGACTTCAGCGTGGGCTTTAAATAA
- a CDS encoding nitronate monooxygenase produces MGWVADPRLVAATCNAGGFGFLAGATIPPEAMEAAILETRRLTDKPFGVKFSYVSGQCV; encoded by the coding sequence ATGGGCTGGGTTGCTGACCCCAGGCTGGTGGCAGCAACCTGTAATGCCGGGGGTTTTGGTTTTCTGGCCGGCGCCACGATCCCCCCCGAAGCCATGGAAGCAGCCATTCTGGAAACCCGAAGGCTGACGGATAAGCCTTTTGGTGTGAAATTTTCATATGTATCAGGCCAATGCGTCTGA
- a CDS encoding CoA transferase subunit A: protein MDKRMTAADIVAELQDGMTIGIGGWGPRRKPMALIREILRSELKYLTIVVYYGADVSMLCAAGKVKKVVFAFVSLDLKLDVSLLHVDRADQRGVCQIKGSDQYMDDWFARAAKKTFVTCDELVDANYFNNPAESRYVFWERAMTSGVCLQPGGAHPTSCAPLYGFDVPHFKEYNASAKEDGFEPYFAKFIKNSSEEEYQSKVGGLKAIRQLPLPVY, encoded by the coding sequence ATGGACAAACGCATGACCGCTGCAGATATTGTTGCCGAACTGCAGGATGGTATGACCATTGGAATCGGGGGCTGGGGACCACGACGTAAGCCAATGGCACTGATTCGCGAGATTCTCCGGTCAGAACTTAAATATTTGACAATAGTCGTATATTATGGCGCAGACGTTAGTATGCTCTGTGCTGCGGGTAAGGTGAAGAAAGTTGTGTTTGCCTTCGTTTCGCTCGATTTAAAGCTGGATGTTTCCCTGCTGCATGTTGACCGTGCTGATCAACGTGGCGTATGCCAGATCAAGGGCTCCGATCAATATATGGACGACTGGTTCGCGCGAGCAGCAAAGAAAACCTTCGTAACCTGTGATGAGCTGGTGGATGCCAATTACTTCAATAATCCCGCGGAGTCCCGCTATGTATTCTGGGAACGCGCCATGACCAGTGGTGTATGCCTGCAGCCAGGTGGTGCTCATCCAACGTCGTGTGCACCGTTGTATGGTTTTGATGTTCCCCACTTCAAGGAGTACAACGCTTCAGCCAAAGAGGATGGATTCGAACCCTACTTTGCCAAGTTTATCAAAAACAGCAGTGAAGAAGAGTACCAGAGCAAAGTGGGTGGTCTGAAAGCGATCAGGCAACTGCCACTGCCGGTTTATTGA
- a CDS encoding MATE family efflux transporter, with the protein MLAVSATYRRVWHFAWPAIISNISVPLLGLVDAAVLGHLSSPEYLGGVAVAATLFSMIFWAFGFLRMGTTGLVAQAKGRNDRYALRKWLLQSVVFAAVTGMLLILCSPLILRFAWPFFDASDVVARQTEIYFQTRIFSAPAVLVNYALIGWLIGMQKPKGPLLILVLGNSVNIVLDLLFVLGLGWATRGAAMATVIADYLALAAGLLMVRRILACDGSQFSREMVFDIAAFRRLIMLNRHLFVRTLCLLSVQAFFTARGARLGDEVLAANALLLNLMVLISNGLDGFAHAAEALTGESIGKGDRRQFHQVVRVTGWCSLVCGGLFSLFLSLGGNPLLGWLTNIPEVAEQASVYLPWLVAMPLIAVWCFWLDGVFIGAVRTDMMQNTMLIATVLVFLPVWFLFRDMGNQGLWLAYTAFMATRGLGLIWVYRHFSKNDVWFAARHDLL; encoded by the coding sequence TTGCTAGCGGTTTCGGCGACCTATCGGCGTGTATGGCATTTTGCCTGGCCGGCCATTATTTCCAATATTTCTGTACCGCTACTGGGGCTGGTGGATGCCGCTGTGCTGGGGCATCTCTCTTCACCGGAATATCTGGGCGGTGTCGCTGTCGCTGCAACCCTGTTTAGCATGATCTTTTGGGCTTTTGGTTTTCTCCGGATGGGAACCACCGGGCTTGTTGCCCAGGCAAAAGGCCGCAATGACCGTTATGCTCTGAGAAAGTGGCTGTTACAGTCTGTGGTTTTTGCAGCTGTAACTGGCATGCTCCTGATACTCTGTTCTCCTTTGATTTTGCGTTTTGCGTGGCCCTTTTTTGACGCCAGTGATGTTGTAGCAAGGCAGACTGAAATCTATTTTCAGACCCGGATATTTTCGGCGCCAGCCGTACTGGTTAATTATGCGCTGATCGGTTGGCTGATCGGTATGCAAAAGCCGAAGGGGCCTCTGCTCATCCTGGTTCTGGGTAATTCGGTCAATATTGTACTGGATTTACTGTTTGTTCTCGGCTTGGGTTGGGCAACCCGGGGTGCCGCTATGGCCACGGTGATTGCCGATTATCTGGCGCTGGCTGCCGGGTTGTTGATGGTAAGGCGCATTTTGGCCTGTGATGGCAGTCAGTTCAGTCGTGAAATGGTGTTCGATATTGCCGCGTTTCGTCGATTGATCATGCTGAATCGCCACCTGTTTGTCCGTACATTATGTTTGTTATCGGTCCAGGCATTTTTTACCGCCCGGGGTGCCCGGCTGGGTGATGAAGTTCTGGCTGCCAATGCCTTGCTGCTGAATTTAATGGTGTTGATTTCCAATGGCCTGGATGGATTCGCGCACGCAGCTGAAGCGTTGACCGGTGAGTCGATTGGCAAAGGCGACCGCCGACAGTTTCATCAGGTGGTCAGGGTGACCGGCTGGTGTTCCCTGGTTTGTGGTGGGCTGTTCAGCCTGTTTCTCAGCCTTGGCGGGAACCCTTTGTTGGGCTGGTTGACCAATATCCCGGAAGTTGCAGAACAAGCGTCAGTTTACCTGCCGTGGCTGGTAGCTATGCCTTTGATTGCAGTCTGGTGTTTCTGGCTGGATGGTGTCTTTATTGGCGCAGTCAGAACCGATATGATGCAGAACACCATGTTGATTGCCACTGTTCTGGTTTTTCTTCCAGTCTGGTTCTTATTTCGTGATATGGGAAATCAGGGCTTGTGGCTTGCTTACACTGCTTTTATGGCTACCCGGGGTCTTGGGCTGATCTGGGTTTATCGCCATTTTAGCAAGAATGATGTCTGGTTTGCGGCCCGACATGACCTTTTATGA
- a CDS encoding transposase: MDETSSACGYDYITLFVDLEEKRTVLVTDGKGSETVKAFTAELEERNGKTENMKGSFRVTDCSAMKIGQRP, translated from the coding sequence ATGGATGAAACCTCATCGGCGTGTGGGTACGATTACATAACCCTGTTCGTTGATCTTGAGGAAAAGCGCACCGTGCTTGTCACGGATGGCAAAGGCAGCGAAACGGTAAAGGCATTTACCGCTGAACTGGAGGAACGCAACGGGAAAACTGAAAATATGAAAGGCTCTTTTCGGGTTACAGACTGCTCTGCAATGAAAATTGGCCAAAGGCCTTGA
- the tusA gene encoding sulfurtransferase TusA, with amino-acid sequence MSDRLPEESVASIEVQHELDTCGLFCPEPVMMLHNKIRDMAPGEVVRVLATDPSTKRDIPKFCNFLEHQLLEHQETDVVFFYWIRKRGGNG; translated from the coding sequence ATGTCAGATAGGTTGCCTGAAGAGAGCGTTGCCTCTATTGAAGTGCAGCATGAGCTGGATACCTGTGGTCTGTTCTGCCCGGAACCGGTGATGATGCTGCACAATAAAATCAGGGATATGGCACCGGGTGAAGTGGTTCGGGTATTGGCTACTGACCCCTCCACTAAACGTGATATTCCAAAGTTCTGTAATTTTCTGGAGCACCAGCTTCTTGAGCACCAGGAGACAGATGTTGTTTTTTTTTACTGGATTAGAAAAAGGGGTGGTAATGGGTAA
- a CDS encoding transposase, with product MISFPTPASGNTSKLKIAVAMLRVVRNEVKDRVLRLLTDCWYMNWTLIKPALEMNIEVVGQIPSNRALYALPPAPTVKKRGRPKKYGIKMTTEQVKKLPEEKATVWMYGKFRKIRYRTLICRARFLKGREVRVVWSRFENDKGLTESRIFISTNPELEGLEVLRAYSRRWPVEPMFHQLKHAFGCCHLWQQKLRTLLRWMHLKMAGYALLQLLTVCKNQACLNISRIPWRSPDTTTAGMMKIALSGIIPRFSIRKGWNRYKQKYEFNFRDLIDQLIPDNSEAA from the coding sequence GTGATCTCATTTCCGACACCAGCTTCAGGTAACACCAGCAAACTGAAAATTGCCGTGGCCATGCTCAGGGTGGTACGCAATGAAGTGAAGGATCGAGTGCTACGCCTGCTAACCGATTGCTGGTATATGAACTGGACACTGATAAAGCCAGCTCTGGAAATGAACATAGAAGTTGTTGGTCAGATACCTTCAAATCGGGCCCTCTATGCTTTGCCGCCAGCACCCACCGTAAAGAAGCGAGGGCGCCCAAAAAAGTACGGCATCAAGATGACGACAGAACAGGTTAAGAAACTGCCGGAAGAAAAAGCAACAGTATGGATGTACGGCAAATTTCGCAAAATACGTTATCGTACCCTGATCTGTCGCGCCAGATTCCTTAAAGGTCGTGAAGTACGCGTCGTCTGGAGTCGCTTTGAAAATGACAAAGGTCTGACCGAAAGCAGAATATTCATCTCGACCAATCCGGAACTTGAGGGACTGGAGGTGCTTCGTGCCTATTCCCGGAGATGGCCGGTAGAGCCAATGTTTCACCAACTCAAACATGCTTTTGGCTGTTGCCATTTATGGCAGCAGAAATTGCGAACACTGCTTCGATGGATGCATTTGAAAATGGCAGGCTATGCATTATTGCAGTTATTAACCGTTTGTAAAAATCAGGCATGTCTGAATATTTCTCGGATACCCTGGAGAAGCCCGGATACAACCACTGCAGGCATGATGAAAATTGCTCTTTCAGGAATTATTCCGAGGTTCTCTATTCGCAAGGGCTGGAACAGATATAAGCAAAAATATGAGTTCAATTTTCGCGATCTGATCGACCAGTTAATACCGGATAATTCAGAAGCAGCATAA
- the smrA gene encoding DNA endonuclease SmrA, giving the protein MSNSTDNDDISAFLSEMEGVNPLKKKATADIQKVQRVTPGQAIRKAAAEDTFTDPNFLSLLNPKMVKPHDFLVWKRDGVQEGVFKKLRLGKYDIEARLDLHHKTARQARESVFQFINDCRELELRTVLIAHGRGEKSNPPAMLKSYLYTWLPQMEAVLAFHTALQVHGGAGALYVMIRKSEREKLENRERHAKRSK; this is encoded by the coding sequence ATGAGCAACTCAACAGACAATGATGACATCTCCGCTTTTCTGAGCGAGATGGAAGGGGTTAACCCATTAAAAAAGAAAGCAACCGCTGATATTCAGAAAGTCCAGCGGGTGACACCGGGCCAGGCGATTCGCAAGGCAGCGGCGGAAGATACGTTTACCGACCCGAATTTTCTTTCCCTGCTTAATCCGAAAATGGTCAAACCCCACGATTTTCTGGTCTGGAAACGGGATGGCGTGCAGGAAGGCGTCTTCAAAAAACTCCGTCTGGGCAAATATGACATTGAGGCACGCCTTGACCTCCACCACAAAACTGCCCGGCAAGCACGGGAAAGCGTTTTTCAGTTTATCAATGATTGCCGGGAACTCGAGCTGCGTACCGTATTGATTGCCCATGGACGTGGTGAGAAGAGCAACCCTCCTGCCATGTTGAAAAGCTATCTGTATACCTGGCTACCCCAGATGGAAGCGGTATTGGCCTTTCACACTGCTTTGCAAGTCCATGGCGGCGCTGGAGCACTTTATGTGATGATCAGGAAAAGTGAGCGGGAAAAGCTTGAAAACCGTGAGCGGCATGCAAAACGCTCAAAATAA
- the pheS gene encoding phenylalanine--tRNA ligase subunit alpha, with amino-acid sequence MENLDNTLDKLVASALSAVEAVADASGLDEIRVQFLGKKGELTSLLKALGQLSPQERPKAGGLINKGKQQVQDAINHKKALLDQQALDARLATETIDVSLAGRGQALGTIHPITRTMERITDYFGRIGFTVEQGPEIEDDYHNFEALNIPGHHPARAMHDTFYFDDTTVLRTHTSPVQVRTMERFVRNNENPPIAIVCPGKVYRCDSDQTHSPMFHQVEGLYVAEKVSFADLKSVLIDFLRVFFERDDLQVRFRPSYFPFTEPSAEVDIEWGRNDDGSVKWLEVLGCGMVHPEVFRYSGIDPEKYTGFAFGMGVERFAMLRYGVNDLRQFFENDLRFLDQFR; translated from the coding sequence ATGGAGAATCTGGATAACACGCTTGATAAGCTAGTGGCCAGCGCACTCAGTGCCGTTGAAGCCGTTGCTGACGCCTCAGGTCTGGACGAGATCCGCGTTCAGTTCCTTGGTAAAAAAGGCGAGCTAACCTCTTTGCTCAAGGCCCTTGGCCAGCTCTCCCCACAAGAGCGACCCAAAGCGGGTGGGCTGATTAACAAGGGTAAGCAGCAGGTTCAGGACGCAATCAACCATAAGAAAGCGTTGCTGGATCAACAGGCCCTGGATGCCAGACTGGCCACTGAAACCATTGATGTATCTCTGGCCGGACGTGGTCAGGCGTTGGGTACTATTCATCCGATCACCCGTACCATGGAACGGATCACTGACTACTTCGGCCGTATCGGCTTTACCGTCGAGCAAGGACCTGAAATCGAAGATGATTACCACAACTTCGAAGCCCTGAATATTCCCGGTCACCATCCGGCCCGTGCCATGCACGATACCTTCTATTTCGACGATACTACCGTACTGAGAACTCATACCTCACCGGTTCAGGTTCGTACCATGGAGCGTTTCGTCAGAAATAATGAAAATCCACCTATCGCTATTGTCTGCCCGGGTAAGGTGTATCGCTGTGACTCTGACCAGACGCACAGCCCGATGTTCCATCAGGTGGAGGGTCTGTATGTTGCCGAGAAAGTCAGCTTTGCGGACCTGAAGAGCGTTCTCATTGACTTCCTGAGAGTCTTCTTTGAGCGGGACGACCTGCAGGTTCGTTTCCGTCCATCCTACTTTCCGTTCACCGAGCCTTCTGCCGAGGTAGACATTGAGTGGGGGCGTAATGACGACGGCTCGGTCAAATGGCTGGAAGTGCTTGGCTGTGGCATGGTGCACCCTGAAGTATTCCGCTACTCCGGCATTGATCCTGAAAAGTACACCGGTTTTGCCTTTGGTATGGGGGTTGAGCGTTTTGCCATGCTGCGTTATGGCGTCAATGACCTGCGCCAGTTCTTTGAGAACGACTTGCGCTTCTTGGATCAGTTCCGTTGA
- a CDS encoding nitronate monooxygenase family protein, giving the protein MYQANASEIVDMVVYHGVRAVSYSRSPGKKMVTRLKDAGVVCIPTVGALKHAIKAAAMGADAVTVQGGEGGGHMGSVATSILLPQVIDALDVPVVAAGGFKDGKGLISALAYGAEGIAMGTRFLMTKDCPVPTATLDRYVKTNNPASIMVSKAIDGMPQRMITNEFLVELEKAGSLKQLILAIKNGLAFRKYTGMSMASLLKTALQMSGEGQMTAAQTIMAANAPMVIQKAMVDGLPSEGVLPAGQVARIIDSLVSCDELIQEIMQEARQQIARLNSLKMGDKNNEQTI; this is encoded by the coding sequence ATGTATCAGGCCAATGCGTCTGAGATTGTCGATATGGTGGTTTATCACGGCGTCAGAGCGGTCAGCTACAGTCGTTCACCCGGCAAAAAAATGGTGACCCGGCTAAAAGATGCTGGTGTCGTCTGTATTCCGACCGTTGGAGCGCTCAAACATGCTATCAAGGCGGCAGCGATGGGGGCTGATGCAGTCACCGTTCAGGGTGGTGAAGGTGGTGGTCACATGGGATCGGTAGCAACCTCTATTCTGTTGCCTCAGGTGATTGATGCTCTGGATGTTCCGGTAGTTGCGGCAGGTGGCTTCAAGGATGGAAAAGGCTTGATTTCAGCCCTTGCCTACGGGGCAGAAGGTATTGCCATGGGTACCCGCTTCCTGATGACCAAAGACTGCCCTGTGCCGACAGCCACGCTGGATCGCTATGTGAAAACCAACAATCCGGCCAGCATCATGGTGAGCAAAGCCATTGATGGTATGCCCCAGCGGATGATCACTAATGAGTTTCTGGTTGAGCTGGAAAAGGCCGGGTCTCTGAAGCAATTGATTTTGGCCATCAAAAACGGTCTGGCTTTCAGAAAATACACAGGCATGTCCATGGCCAGCCTGTTGAAAACTGCCCTGCAAATGAGCGGGGAAGGACAGATGACCGCAGCGCAGACCATCATGGCTGCCAATGCGCCTATGGTGATTCAGAAAGCCATGGTGGATGGACTGCCAAGTGAAGGCGTATTACCGGCCGGGCAAGTGGCCAGGATTATTGACAGTCTGGTCAGCTGTGACGAACTGATTCAGGAAATCATGCAGGAGGCCCGGCAGCAAATAGCCAGGTTGAACAGCCTGAAAATGGGAGATAAGAATAATGAGCAAACCATTTAA
- a CDS encoding SDR family NAD(P)-dependent oxidoreductase, producing MGICENRVVIVTGAGGGLGRAYALGFAAEGANVIVNDINSSYAPC from the coding sequence ATGGGCATTTGTGAAAACCGTGTTGTGATTGTTACCGGTGCCGGTGGTGGCCTGGGCAGGGCCTATGCATTGGGGTTTGCTGCAGAAGGTGCCAACGTTATTGTTAATGATATTAACTCAAGTTACGCACCTTGCTGA
- a CDS encoding transposase — translation MKNDLIELYSDYLLSSSGKTTATGVSELLDNVYSHDQFTRLLSNNEFTSRDLWLYVKPVVRQVECSDGVLIFDDTIQEKQFSKENALNTWHFDHTKNRTVKGINLLNAHYHAGDASIPVAYKLIEKTILYTDLKTKKVRRYAEQTKNEMMREMLMICCHNQLMFRYVLADSWFCSNDNMMFIRHDCNKHFLMAMKSNRKVSLSLDDKLQGRSQRIDTVDFSEDKPVQGWIAGVDFPVLLYRQVFKNKDGSTGILYLVCSDLDCDAETLKAIYEKRWKVEVFHKTLKSNASMAKSPAHTVRTQSNHIFLSIYSAFRLEVLSLKVNLNHFQLRAKIYMAGLKASLGQLRELLAA, via the coding sequence ATGAAAAATGATCTCATAGAACTTTATTCTGACTACCTGTTGTCGTCGTCTGGGAAGACCACTGCAACGGGAGTGTCAGAGCTTTTGGATAATGTCTACAGTCATGACCAATTCACCCGATTGCTTTCAAACAATGAGTTTACCAGTCGTGACTTATGGCTTTACGTTAAACCCGTCGTGCGACAGGTTGAGTGCAGTGATGGGGTTTTGATCTTTGACGATACGATTCAGGAAAAGCAGTTCAGCAAAGAGAATGCCCTGAACACCTGGCATTTTGATCATACAAAAAATCGCACCGTGAAAGGTATAAATCTGCTCAATGCACACTACCATGCCGGAGATGCGTCGATTCCTGTCGCCTATAAATTGATCGAGAAAACCATCCTGTACACCGACTTGAAGACAAAAAAGGTAAGACGATATGCAGAGCAAACCAAAAATGAAATGATGCGGGAGATGCTGATGATTTGCTGCCATAACCAGCTTATGTTCCGCTATGTCCTTGCAGATAGCTGGTTTTGCTCAAACGACAATATGATGTTTATTCGACACGACTGTAATAAACATTTCCTGATGGCGATGAAGTCAAACCGCAAGGTATCCCTCAGTCTGGACGACAAATTACAAGGCCGTTCACAGCGTATAGATACTGTTGATTTTTCAGAAGATAAGCCTGTACAAGGGTGGATAGCAGGTGTCGATTTCCCTGTTCTGCTATACCGTCAGGTCTTTAAAAACAAAGACGGAAGCACAGGCATTCTCTATCTGGTTTGCAGCGATCTTGACTGTGATGCCGAGACTCTCAAGGCAATCTACGAGAAACGGTGGAAAGTCGAGGTCTTCCATAAAACGCTGAAATCGAATGCGTCAATGGCCAAGTCACCGGCGCATACTGTGAGAACACAGAGTAATCATATCTTTCTTTCAATTTACTCAGCCTTCAGGTTGGAAGTATTGTCATTGAAAGTAAATCTGAATCACTTTCAGCTCAGAGCCAAAATCTATATGGCAGGGCTGAAAGCTTCGTTGGGGCAGCTGAGAGAGCTGTTAGCTGCGTAA
- a CDS encoding enoyl-CoA hydratase-related protein: MAGAGKHFSAGHDIGTPDRDVDKTFDRASLWYDHTNKVGGEFLYAREHEVYLGMCRRWREIPKPTIAMEFLFLGERMSAQRAYQMGMLNRVVSREALQEETLAIAGRIAKMPRLGLQLTKQAINNAEDLMGKRTTMDMVFGLHHFAHAHNDLVSGDRLAGFDGRSMAASQRETSTDKKKAQA; this comes from the coding sequence TTGGCCGGTGCTGGCAAGCACTTTTCCGCCGGTCATGATATCGGCACTCCCGACCGGGACGTGGATAAGACATTTGATCGTGCCAGCCTCTGGTACGACCACACCAACAAGGTCGGTGGTGAATTTCTCTATGCCCGTGAGCACGAAGTATACCTGGGCATGTGCCGACGCTGGCGTGAGATTCCCAAGCCGACCATTGCCATGGAGTTTCTCTTCCTGGGTGAAAGGATGTCTGCACAGCGGGCCTATCAGATGGGCATGCTTAACAGGGTAGTCAGTCGGGAAGCGCTGCAAGAAGAAACACTGGCAATCGCCGGCCGCATTGCCAAAATGCCTCGTCTGGGACTGCAGCTCACCAAACAGGCCATCAACAACGCAGAAGACCTGATGGGCAAGCGAACGACCATGGATATGGTATTCGGCCTTCACCACTTCGCCCATGCTCACAATGACCTGGTTTCCGGTGATCGCCTGGCAGGATTTGATGGCAGATCCATGGCGGCATCCCAGCGTGAAACGTCAACCGATAAAAAGAAGGCGCAGGCTTAA
- a CDS encoding transposase → MTKFEMVAMLTSDHQVILRELASYTTFLAGALSSTAVPTFCELLFGCMLSADGFVTQALLTIDFHCVWSSYHHWLSQGKWQWKNLARHLIRLVCSKAPENQPVVLGLDDWVIERFSDKAPACRTHHQHSKKRNRPTYIWGSVGFPWPSYLSGLQMKYLPPYR, encoded by the coding sequence ATGACGAAATTCGAGATGGTTGCCATGCTCACTTCAGATCATCAAGTAATCCTCAGGGAGCTCGCTTCATATACAACCTTTCTTGCTGGAGCGCTATCATCAACTGCAGTACCAACGTTCTGCGAACTGCTGTTCGGTTGCATGCTTTCAGCCGACGGCTTTGTTACACAGGCGTTGTTAACAATTGATTTTCATTGTGTGTGGAGCAGCTACCACCACTGGCTATCTCAGGGCAAGTGGCAATGGAAGAACTTGGCACGCCACTTGATCCGTCTGGTCTGCTCCAAAGCTCCTGAGAATCAACCTGTGGTCCTGGGGCTTGATGACTGGGTAATCGAACGGTTTTCCGACAAAGCCCCTGCTTGTCGTACACATCATCAACACAGCAAGAAACGCAATCGGCCGACGTACATCTGGGGCAGTGTTGGGTTTCCCTGGCCATCATATTTGAGCGGGCTGCAGATGAAGTATTTACCGCCATACCGGTGA